Genomic segment of Arachis hypogaea cultivar Tifrunner chromosome 11, arahy.Tifrunner.gnm2.J5K5, whole genome shotgun sequence:
GTTCGAACCTCAGCCAATACTAAAGTGAGCATGCCTCTTTGCATCACGTTTTCAAACTATTTTATGTCTCTATTAAGTGTCGCGAAATTCGGTCAACAGATGGCTCCAACAGATAGAACTTAGAAAAGACCCCCTTACTTCAAGCTCCAAGTACCAAAACAGAGATACTAGACTAGGGGCTAACAAGCATTGGTGCAAATAGTTTGCAGAAGCTTGCGAAATCAAAGACCTTCTCCAGATATGATATGGCATTGGTATCTAAATCTAAAACTTTGAATTGTAACAAAGCCTAAAGCCGTTCTAATTCCCTGTTGAATCCACTATTCTTAGCAATACACAAAACAAAGCATAACAAATTAACATTATTTCATACCTTCATTCCATTGAAGCTTTTGCTCCAACCTCCTTGAGCTTGGCTATGATAGCCTCAGCCTCCTCTTTTGTCAAACCCTTCTTCAAGACCGTTGGCACCTTCTCCACCAAGTCCTTCGCCTCCTTCAATCCCAAGCTCGTGAAAGTTCTCACCTCCTTTATCACCTTGATCTTCGCCGCGGCGTCGAAAGCATCCAGCTTCACGTCAAACACcgtcttctcttccttctttgcTTCCTCTCCGGCAGCACCAGCGCCAGCACCACCACCTCCCTTTGCCGCACGTTTTCTCAGAGCACCCTTCAATCCCCCGAGCTCCATTCCCGGGGTCATCAGCATCATTAACGGTAACTCGTTAATTCCCTTTTTCTTCTGCATAATCTCCACCAGGTCCACCACTTCCATTAGCGTCAGCGCTGTGAGCTCGTCGACGATCAACGAAGCCTTCTCGGATTTCACGACTGGGTTCGAATCCTGG
This window contains:
- the LOC112722613 gene encoding uncharacterized protein — protein: MRCSRFLHVSQQIRRILIQNPKSNHQSQLQSRPAIFARNFSTDSSSQDSNPVVKSEKASLIVDELTALTLMEVVDLVEIMQKKKGINELPLMMLMTPGMELGGLKGALRKRAAKGGGGAGAGAAGEEAKKEEKTVFDVKLDAFDAAAKIKVIKEVRTFTSLGLKEAKDLVEKVPTVLKKGLTKEEAEAIIAKLKEVGAKASME